The following proteins come from a genomic window of Myroides odoratus DSM 2801:
- a CDS encoding TIR domain-containing protein → MKWADYCVTKLSLNENGFIDNIIYHNDHGDAISDQSYEQDRSWMVKEVLLGKTLCSIKKNKGGDWSKIGDFSYDGKIFSWKVVPKNIVKRKTFISYYHHDDQKYKEEFKNLFSDLIIHKSVEDGDINPDNSDGYIKQLIQKGFLADTTVLIVLIGPNTKYRKHIDWEISGALNPKVGDKCAGILGILLPTHPDFKKETYHSSLIPARLSDNLESDYAIIRDWTYDRVKMQEYIELAFEKRNTNYDARDNSRLQMKENTNERF, encoded by the coding sequence ATGGGTTCATTGATAATATAATCTATCATAACGACCATGGCGATGCCATATCTGACCAATCTTATGAACAGGATAGAAGCTGGATGGTTAAAGAGGTATTGTTGGGAAAAACGCTTTGTTCTATTAAGAAAAATAAAGGAGGTGATTGGAGTAAAATAGGTGATTTTTCATATGATGGAAAAATATTTAGTTGGAAAGTTGTTCCAAAAAACATTGTTAAAAGAAAGACATTTATAAGTTATTACCATCACGATGATCAAAAGTATAAAGAGGAATTTAAGAATTTATTTAGTGATTTAATAATTCATAAATCTGTTGAAGATGGTGATATTAATCCTGATAATTCTGATGGATATATAAAGCAATTGATCCAGAAGGGTTTTTTAGCTGATACTACAGTCTTAATTGTATTAATTGGACCAAACACAAAATATCGAAAACACATTGATTGGGAAATATCTGGGGCTTTAAATCCTAAAGTTGGAGATAAATGTGCAGGAATTTTAGGTATACTTTTACCTACTCATCCTGACTTTAAAAAAGAAACTTACCACTCCAGCTTAATCCCTGCTAGACTTTCTGATAACCTTGAAAGTGATTATGCAATCATCCGAGATTGGACATATGATAGAGTAAAAATGCAGGAGTATATTGAGCTTGCATTTGAAAAAAGAAATACTAACTATGATGCTAGAGATAACTCTAGACTTCAAATGAAAGAAAATACAAATGAAAGATTTTAA